From a single Adhaeribacter swui genomic region:
- a CDS encoding SRPBCC family protein: protein MLVNILTGIVAVVVFLLIAALFVRKQYFIKREITINKPKAEVFGYIKHLKNQENYSKWVRADPNMQKDYRGTDGTVGFVYAWNGNDKAGEGEQEIKAITEGEKLEVEVRFIRPFASVAQAPFTTEALSPNQTKVTWGMAGGNPYPFNLMHLFMDGLLGKDLEVSLNALKSVLEQTPVSKN, encoded by the coding sequence ATGCTGGTAAATATCTTAACCGGAATAGTAGCGGTGGTTGTGTTTTTGTTAATAGCGGCTTTGTTTGTGCGAAAGCAATATTTTATTAAACGCGAAATAACCATTAACAAACCCAAAGCAGAAGTATTCGGGTACATTAAACATTTAAAAAATCAGGAAAACTACAGTAAATGGGTACGGGCTGACCCCAACATGCAAAAAGACTACCGCGGTACCGATGGCACCGTAGGCTTTGTTTACGCCTGGAACGGCAACGACAAAGCCGGTGAAGGCGAGCAGGAAATTAAAGCCATTACCGAAGGCGAAAAGTTGGAAGTAGAAGTGCGCTTTATCCGGCCGTTTGCAAGCGTGGCGCAAGCCCCCTTTACCACCGAAGCGCTCTCGCCAAACCAAACCAAAGTTACCTGGGGCATGGCCGGCGGCAATCCGTACCCGTTTAATTTAATGCATTTATTTATGGATGGCCTGCTGGGTAAAGATTTAGAAGTTAGTTTAAACGCCCTGAAAAGCGTACTGGAACAAACTCCCGTTTCTAAAAACTAA
- a CDS encoding SRPBCC family protein: protein METQVLKDVIELNAPTEKVWQVLTQDEYNRQWYAEFMEGTYAETDWQEGSKALFKDKTECGIVAKIIANQPHQLLSLVYQGIVNNGQEDYSSPEAEAVKGGREIYRLVDLNGRTRLEVEADMGAEYLEMMQASWNRAFQKIKELAEN, encoded by the coding sequence ATGGAAACGCAAGTATTAAAAGATGTTATTGAATTAAACGCCCCTACCGAAAAAGTATGGCAAGTATTAACCCAGGACGAATATAACCGCCAGTGGTACGCCGAATTTATGGAAGGCACTTACGCCGAAACCGATTGGCAGGAAGGAAGCAAAGCCTTATTTAAAGATAAAACGGAGTGCGGCATTGTCGCCAAAATAATTGCCAACCAACCCCATCAACTGCTCTCGCTGGTGTACCAGGGCATTGTAAACAACGGCCAGGAAGATTATTCTAGTCCGGAAGCTGAAGCGGTAAAAGGTGGCCGCGAAATATACCGTCTCGTGGATTTGAATGGCCGCACCCGCTTAGAGGTAGAAGCCGATATGGGCGCAGAATATTTAGAAATGATGCAGGCCTCCTGGAACCGGGCTTTTCAAAAAATTAAAGAATTAGCTGAAAACTAA
- a CDS encoding DinB family protein produces MEIYKLDQNLTLYGFPVETFPNHIEAAFDKLISMLPVDPSRPYYGISQCTPAGMVYVAAAPLQPQDNPEPYGLNKYLMEQGDYLAIRVSEWRTKTHTIKSIFENLVADPRCDTNKPCVEIYLNDDEMLCLVKTKFNPESSAHAVAQEAISTFNETALTLQQQFAAFEDDVINQVPFTSSWTAGQVAEHLIISNMGFVEILTGPATETNRPPDELINRMKADFLNVNLKIEAADSVWPQNRVFQKEELLQSFQEVQQLISKAIVSLDLSKTCLAFKIPVYGYLTRLEAVYFVIYHTQRHINQLKKIHWALAKEPV; encoded by the coding sequence ATGGAAATTTATAAATTAGACCAGAACTTAACATTGTACGGCTTTCCGGTAGAAACTTTTCCGAACCACATCGAAGCCGCTTTCGATAAATTAATCAGTATGTTACCCGTTGATCCTAGCAGGCCATATTACGGCATCAGCCAATGCACGCCGGCGGGTATGGTATACGTGGCAGCCGCCCCCCTGCAACCCCAAGATAATCCGGAACCATATGGCTTAAACAAATACCTGATGGAGCAAGGCGATTACCTGGCCATAAGGGTATCAGAGTGGCGCACCAAAACCCACACCATAAAAAGTATTTTTGAAAATTTGGTAGCCGACCCGCGGTGCGATACAAACAAACCCTGCGTAGAAATTTACTTGAACGACGATGAAATGCTTTGCCTGGTAAAAACCAAGTTTAATCCCGAAAGCTCTGCCCATGCCGTTGCTCAGGAAGCTATCAGTACTTTTAACGAAACGGCTTTAACGCTACAGCAGCAATTCGCCGCTTTTGAAGATGATGTAATAAACCAGGTGCCTTTTACCAGTAGCTGGACTGCCGGCCAGGTAGCTGAGCATTTAATTATCTCGAACATGGGTTTTGTAGAAATACTTACCGGCCCCGCAACCGAAACCAACCGCCCACCCGATGAACTTATTAACCGAATGAAAGCTGATTTTTTAAATGTTAACCTAAAAATAGAAGCGGCTGATTCGGTGTGGCCCCAAAACCGCGTTTTCCAGAAAGAAGAATTGCTCCAGTCATTTCAGGAAGTTCAGCAATTAATCAGCAAAGCCATTGTATCCTTAGATTTAAGTAAAACTTGTCTGGCCTTTAAAATACCGGTTTACGGCTATTTAACCCGCCTCGAAGCAGTTTACTTTGTTATTTACCATACCCAGCGGCACATTAACCAACTGAAAAAAATCCACTGGGCTTTGGCCAAAGAACCTGTTTAA
- a CDS encoding DoxX family protein, which translates to MKKTKIIYWIFTGLVAALLGFGSIFDAISAQEAVDYVTRLGYPAYLVPFLGVAKLLGIFAILIPGYPRLKEWAYAGLIFDLVGAMYSHFSRGDAPANWLPILLPILLVAGSYGYYHKLQKARDSENLPQMSLSGN; encoded by the coding sequence ATGAAAAAGACTAAAATAATTTACTGGATTTTTACCGGTTTGGTAGCCGCCCTGTTGGGCTTTGGTTCTATTTTCGATGCCATCTCGGCGCAGGAAGCCGTTGATTACGTTACCCGTTTGGGTTATCCGGCTTACTTGGTTCCTTTTTTGGGCGTAGCGAAGTTGCTGGGCATTTTTGCGATTCTTATTCCGGGCTACCCGCGCCTGAAAGAATGGGCCTACGCCGGCTTAATATTCGATTTAGTGGGAGCCATGTATTCGCATTTCAGCCGCGGCGACGCCCCCGCCAACTGGTTACCCATTCTGCTTCCTATTTTGTTGGTAGCCGGCTCCTATGGGTATTACCACAAGCTGCAAAAAGCCCGCGATTCCGAAAACCTTCCGCAAATGAGTTTATCTGGCAACTAA
- a CDS encoding MGH1-like glycoside hydrolase domain-containing protein, with amino-acid sequence METNEYERLEQSSNNRNWKSWGPYLSERQWGTVREDYSPNGDAWNFVSHDLARSNAYRWGEEGIAGFCDHKQILCLAPAFWNGQDPILKERLFGLTNGQGNHGEDVKEIYFHLDSSPTHSYCKYLYKYPQTAFPYDDLVEKNKRDRWQPEFELLDTDAFKDNRYFDIVIEYAKADTHDILMQITVHNRSKEAAPIHVLPHLWFRNYWKHSPEYPRPTITALSPDCLKATSSRNGAYFLYHELESEQLFCENETNNERIYRSGNPTPFVKDGINDYIVKQKASVNPEKQGTKAAIWLQAVIPGESFKIFKIRLVRNRVIDPWTNFNRLFERRRAETDTFYREFILPEKMPTEQQNIVRKAFGGLLWTKQFYYFDVYRWLNGELKDKAPFRTDKRNSGWQHLTNRNIISMPDKWEYPWYAAWDLAFHATTFAHIDPNFAKHQLLLMLREYYMHPNGQIPSYEWNFSDVNPPVHAWGVWQVYDIDQKKTGVPDLDFLERAFQKLLMNFTWWVNRKDVNGNDVFEGGFLGLDNIGVFDRNSLPPGIKSLEQADATSWMAMFSLNMLRMSLELAKRNPAYEESAAKFFRHFLSIGWAMDNIGERNISLWDDEDNFYYDAVQLDNGKSERLKIRSLVGVIPLLAVEVINSKIFNQMTEFKRRAVGIIRTRPDLAQLISHIEVQNGNGYHLFSIMRGFRLENVLKRLLDEAEFLSNYGIRSLSKYHEQNPYMFNSQGRQHSIQYEPGESTSSMFGGNSNWRGPIWFPLNYLIIQSLRKYYKYYGKEYIYEFPTGSGNKLNLQQIARELTNRLLHLFEKDANGKVHYHSNHEVYTSDPHFKDHHFFYEFFNGDTGQGLGASHQTGWTAAIANLLLEMAEDEED; translated from the coding sequence ATGGAAACTAACGAATACGAACGGTTAGAACAATCGTCGAATAATAGAAACTGGAAAAGCTGGGGACCGTACCTATCCGAGCGGCAATGGGGCACTGTTCGCGAAGATTATAGCCCTAACGGCGATGCCTGGAATTTTGTGTCGCATGATTTAGCCCGCAGCAATGCCTACCGCTGGGGCGAAGAAGGAATTGCCGGTTTTTGCGACCATAAGCAGATTTTATGTTTAGCCCCAGCCTTCTGGAACGGGCAAGACCCGATTTTAAAAGAACGCCTGTTTGGTCTGACTAACGGCCAGGGCAACCACGGCGAAGACGTAAAAGAAATTTACTTCCACCTGGATTCGTCGCCGACGCATTCGTACTGCAAGTATTTATATAAATACCCGCAAACCGCTTTTCCTTACGACGATTTAGTTGAAAAAAATAAACGCGACCGCTGGCAACCCGAATTTGAACTACTGGACACTGATGCTTTTAAAGATAACCGGTATTTTGATATTGTAATTGAATACGCCAAAGCCGATACGCACGATATTTTAATGCAGATAACGGTGCACAACCGGAGCAAAGAAGCCGCTCCCATTCACGTGTTGCCGCATCTGTGGTTCCGGAATTACTGGAAACACAGCCCCGAATATCCCCGGCCAACAATCACAGCCTTATCGCCGGATTGTTTAAAAGCTACTTCCAGCCGCAACGGCGCTTATTTTTTATACCACGAGCTGGAAAGCGAACAACTTTTCTGTGAAAACGAAACCAACAACGAGCGCATTTACCGGTCGGGCAACCCTACGCCATTCGTAAAAGATGGCATCAACGATTACATCGTTAAACAAAAAGCGAGCGTAAACCCCGAAAAGCAAGGTACCAAGGCCGCCATTTGGCTGCAGGCTGTAATCCCGGGCGAATCTTTTAAAATTTTTAAAATCAGGCTGGTTCGAAATCGGGTAATTGACCCCTGGACCAACTTTAACCGCTTGTTTGAGCGCCGGCGCGCCGAAACGGATACGTTTTACCGCGAATTTATATTGCCCGAAAAAATGCCGACCGAACAGCAGAATATCGTCCGGAAGGCTTTTGGCGGCTTACTCTGGACCAAGCAGTTTTATTATTTTGATGTTTACCGCTGGCTCAATGGCGAGTTAAAAGATAAAGCCCCCTTCCGCACCGATAAAAGAAATTCCGGTTGGCAACATTTAACCAACCGCAACATTATTTCGATGCCCGATAAATGGGAATACCCGTGGTACGCCGCCTGGGATTTAGCATTTCATGCTACTACGTTTGCGCACATCGATCCTAACTTTGCCAAGCACCAGTTACTGCTGATGCTCCGGGAATATTATATGCACCCCAATGGCCAGATTCCATCTTACGAATGGAATTTTAGCGATGTAAATCCGCCGGTGCATGCCTGGGGCGTGTGGCAGGTGTACGATATCGATCAGAAAAAAACGGGGGTGCCGGATTTAGATTTCCTGGAACGGGCTTTTCAAAAATTGCTGATGAACTTTACGTGGTGGGTAAACCGCAAAGACGTGAACGGCAACGATGTTTTTGAAGGTGGTTTCCTGGGCCTGGATAATATTGGAGTGTTTGACCGTAACAGTTTGCCCCCGGGCATTAAAAGTTTAGAACAAGCCGATGCTACCAGTTGGATGGCCATGTTTTCGCTGAATATGTTGCGCATGTCGCTGGAGTTGGCCAAACGCAACCCGGCCTATGAAGAATCGGCGGCCAAGTTTTTCCGGCATTTTTTAAGTATTGGTTGGGCCATGGATAATATTGGCGAACGCAATATTTCGCTCTGGGACGACGAAGATAATTTTTACTACGATGCCGTGCAGTTAGATAACGGCAAAAGCGAGCGTTTAAAAATCCGTTCTTTGGTGGGGGTAATTCCGTTGCTGGCCGTGGAGGTTATTAACAGCAAAATCTTTAACCAAATGACCGAGTTTAAGCGCCGGGCGGTAGGCATTATCCGAACCCGCCCGGACCTGGCGCAACTGATTTCGCACATCGAAGTGCAAAATGGCAATGGGTATCATTTGTTCTCGATCATGCGGGGCTTCCGGTTAGAAAACGTTTTAAAACGGCTGTTGGACGAGGCCGAGTTTTTGTCGAACTACGGTATCCGCTCTTTATCAAAATACCACGAGCAAAATCCGTATATGTTTAATTCGCAAGGGCGCCAGCATTCCATTCAGTACGAGCCCGGCGAAAGTACCAGTTCCATGTTCGGGGGTAATTCTAACTGGCGGGGCCCTATCTGGTTTCCTTTAAATTATTTGATTATTCAGAGTTTGCGAAAGTATTATAAATACTACGGCAAAGAATATATTTATGAATTCCCGACAGGTTCCGGCAACAAATTAAATTTACAGCAAATTGCCCGCGAATTAACTAATCGCTTGCTGCACCTTTTCGAGAAAGATGCGAACGGCAAGGTGCATTACCACTCTAACCACGAAGTGTACACCAGCGACCCTCATTTTAAAGATCACCACTTTTTTTATGAGTTTTTCAACGGCGATACCGGGCAAGGCTTAGGCGCCTCGCACCAAACCGGCTGGACTGCGGCCATAGCCAACCTGCTCCTGGAAATGGCCGAAGATGAGGAAGATTAA
- a CDS encoding VOC family protein: MIKAISMFKNTPAFSSFSVDDLEKAKQFYSQVLQLEVTEDKVMGLLHLHLAESTSVLIYPKPNHEPATFTILNFRVNNIDEAVRELKSRNVIFENYQNPAYGTDENHISRNPQVDVAWFKDPASNILSVLQEKQA, from the coding sequence GTGATTAAAGCAATTTCTATGTTTAAAAACACGCCAGCATTCAGCAGTTTTTCCGTGGACGATCTGGAAAAAGCCAAACAGTTTTACAGCCAGGTTTTACAATTAGAAGTTACCGAAGATAAGGTTATGGGCTTGTTACACCTGCACCTCGCCGAAAGCACCTCGGTTTTAATTTACCCGAAGCCTAACCACGAACCCGCCACTTTTACCATTCTTAACTTTCGGGTAAATAACATCGATGAAGCTGTGCGGGAGCTAAAAAGCCGGAACGTAATTTTTGAAAACTACCAGAATCCCGCCTATGGTACAGATGAAAACCACATCTCACGCAACCCTCAGGTAGATGTGGCCTGGTTTAAAGATCCGGCGAGCAATATATTGTCGGTATTACAAGAGAAGCAAGCTTAA
- a CDS encoding VOC family protein, with protein sequence MVKLNPYLNFNGTAEAAFNFYKSVFGGEFANLIRFKDTGQGTHLSAEDQEKIMHIALPIGPNNILMATDALEAMGHSFKPGTNFQLSLSPDSEAEADRLFQALSAGGQATMPMHKEFWGAYFGMLTDPYGVQWMISYDPNIPA encoded by the coding sequence ATGGTAAAACTAAATCCGTATCTCAACTTTAACGGTACCGCCGAAGCGGCTTTTAACTTTTACAAATCGGTATTTGGTGGCGAGTTTGCTAACTTAATCCGGTTTAAAGACACCGGTCAGGGCACCCACCTTTCAGCCGAAGACCAGGAAAAAATCATGCACATTGCTTTGCCCATCGGGCCAAATAATATTTTAATGGCGACCGATGCCCTGGAAGCTATGGGCCACTCATTTAAACCCGGCACTAATTTTCAGTTATCGCTTAGTCCGGACAGCGAAGCCGAAGCCGATCGCTTGTTTCAAGCCCTTTCGGCGGGCGGACAAGCAACCATGCCGATGCACAAAGAGTTTTGGGGCGCCTATTTTGGCATGCTCACCGATCCGTATGGCGTACAATGGATGATTAGCTACGACCCTAACATTCCGGCTTAA